One Glandiceps talaboti chromosome 2, keGlaTala1.1, whole genome shotgun sequence genomic region harbors:
- the LOC144452958 gene encoding uncharacterized protein LOC144452958, translated as METGSLEELAARRKRALAKSKLVKKVSDEKMDELGKMKDELNTLNKKLQEYKEKKRLVQLRAKAKKVRDSTRFDEIYVDFMFSASALCLIICVAIHVFRLVMILVLPELLMECAIIVNQTESTDAVQGVSIAWQLLLGRMPCDAMLDECDECDLGDNSEVLTLENTAGFT; from the exons ATGGAGACCGGTAGCCTGGAAGAACTGGCAGCG AGAAGGAAGAGGGCGTTAGCAAAAAGTAAACTGGTGAAGAAAGTGTCAGACGAAAAAATGGATGAACTTGGTAAAATGAAGGACGAACTGAACACTTTGAACAAAAAACTTCAAGAATACAAGGAAAAGAAAAGACTCGTACAACTGAGAGCAAAAGCAAAGAAAGTGAGAGATTCGACGAGATTCGACGAGATCTATGTGGATTTCATGTTCAGTGCATCTGCTCTGTGTTTAATCATCTGCGTTGCTATACACGTATTTAGACTTGTCATGATTTTAGTTCTTCCTGAATTGTTAATGGAGTGTGCAATTATAGTGAATCAGACAGAATCAACCGATGCAGTTCAGGGTGTGTCCATTGCCTGGCAACTGTTACTGGGGAGAATGCCCTGTGACGCCATGCTCGATGAGTGCGATGAATGTGACCTTGGAGATAATTCCGAAGTTTTAACATTGGAGAATACAGCTGGATTTActtga
- the LOC144453819 gene encoding uncharacterized protein LOC144453819 isoform X1, with protein MTVKITSSPRSKPVVISCTKLRHSDVIVTIANEFSMMISYVKTKVAENHLQHQASCSQQSYGKQHVEYQIIKQRVVSERGIKDAIEALQDRFQRLQFMFEDCGEAHKERMEKRRLRKAEMQKLQKLNLVTAVSLLVLITSFLLRLLRVVVVVKNYHGNTIADNHNETYTDSFLS; from the exons ATG ACTGTTAAAATAACATCGTCGCCTCGATCCAAACCCGTAGTTATATCGTGCACCAAACTGCGTCATAGTGACGTCATAGTGACTATTGCCAACGAGTTCAGCATGATGATATCCTATGTGAAGACAAAAGTTGCAGAAAATCACTTACAGCACCAG GCCTCGTGTAGTCAACAAAGTTATGGAAAACAACATGTAGAGTACCAGATAATAAAACAACGTGTGGTGTCAGAGAGGGGCATCAAAGATGCCATTGAAGCACTTCAAGACCGCTTTCAG AGGTTGCAGTTTATGTTTGAAGACTGTGGAGAAGCCCACAAAGAGAGAATGGAGAAACGGAGACTACGGAAAGCAGAAATGCAGAAATTGCAAAAACTAAATTTAGTGACAGCAGTATCACTTCTAGTTCTGATTACATCTTTCCTTTTAAGGCTTCTAcgtgttgttgtcgtcgtcaaGAACTACCATGGCAACACTATCGCGGACAATCATAATGAGACATATACAGACTCCTTCTTGTCATAG
- the LOC144453819 gene encoding uncharacterized protein LOC144453819 isoform X2, giving the protein MMISYVKTKVAENHLQHQASCSQQSYGKQHVEYQIIKQRVVSERGIKDAIEALQDRFQRLQFMFEDCGEAHKERMEKRRLRKAEMQKLQKLNLVTAVSLLVLITSFLLRLLRVVVVVKNYHGNTIADNHNETYTDSFLS; this is encoded by the exons ATGATGATATCCTATGTGAAGACAAAAGTTGCAGAAAATCACTTACAGCACCAG GCCTCGTGTAGTCAACAAAGTTATGGAAAACAACATGTAGAGTACCAGATAATAAAACAACGTGTGGTGTCAGAGAGGGGCATCAAAGATGCCATTGAAGCACTTCAAGACCGCTTTCAG AGGTTGCAGTTTATGTTTGAAGACTGTGGAGAAGCCCACAAAGAGAGAATGGAGAAACGGAGACTACGGAAAGCAGAAATGCAGAAATTGCAAAAACTAAATTTAGTGACAGCAGTATCACTTCTAGTTCTGATTACATCTTTCCTTTTAAGGCTTCTAcgtgttgttgtcgtcgtcaaGAACTACCATGGCAACACTATCGCGGACAATCATAATGAGACATATACAGACTCCTTCTTGTCATAG